A part of Bacillus thuringiensis genomic DNA contains:
- the rimI gene encoding ribosomal protein S18-alanine N-acetyltransferase: protein MDMIFRKMELDDIAQIVAIEEASFSTPWTADAFHRELTMNEHAHYVVLEKDGRVIGYCGLWIIIDESHITNIAILPEYRGQKLGDALLKEVISEAKDLGVKTITLEVRVSNEVAKQLYKKYGFQNGGIRKRYYADNQEDGLVMWVNI from the coding sequence ATGGATATGATATTTAGAAAGATGGAACTCGATGATATCGCTCAAATTGTAGCTATTGAAGAAGCATCTTTTTCAACGCCTTGGACTGCAGATGCCTTTCACCGTGAGTTAACGATGAATGAACATGCACATTATGTTGTGCTAGAAAAAGATGGTCGTGTAATTGGGTATTGTGGATTGTGGATAATTATTGATGAATCACATATAACAAATATAGCTATTTTGCCAGAATACAGAGGTCAAAAGCTAGGAGATGCTTTATTGAAAGAAGTTATTTCTGAAGCGAAAGATCTAGGGGTAAAAACGATAACACTTGAAGTACGTGTATCAAATGAAGTAGCAAAGCAGTTATACAAAAAATACGGATTTCAAAATGGTGGAATTCGTAAACGATACTATGCAGACAATCAGGAAGATGGTCTCGTAATGTGGGTGAATATATAA
- the tsaD gene encoding tRNA (adenosine(37)-N6)-threonylcarbamoyltransferase complex transferase subunit TsaD has product MEKNTIILGIETSCDETAVAVVKNGTEIIANVVASQIESHKRFGGVVPEIASRHHVEEITVVLEEALKEANITFDDIDAIAVTEGPGLVGALLIGVNAAKAVAFAHDIPLVGVHHIAGHIYANRLVKEVQFPLLSLVVSGGHTELVYMKEHGSFEVIGETRDDAAGEAYDKVARTLSMPYPGGPHIDRLAHEGEPTIVLPRAWLEPDSYDFSFSGLKSAVINTVHNAKQRGIEIAPEDLAASFQESVIDVLVTKASRAAEAYNVKQLLLAGGVAANKGLRARLEAEFAAKENIELIIPPLSLCTDNAAMIAAAGTIAYEQGKRATLALNANPGLDIEA; this is encoded by the coding sequence ATGGAAAAAAATACGATTATACTTGGTATTGAAACAAGTTGTGATGAAACAGCAGTAGCAGTTGTTAAAAATGGAACGGAAATTATTGCGAATGTTGTTGCATCACAAATTGAAAGTCATAAACGTTTTGGCGGAGTTGTACCAGAGATTGCATCTCGTCATCATGTAGAAGAAATTACAGTTGTGTTAGAAGAGGCTTTAAAAGAAGCAAATATCACATTTGATGATATTGATGCAATTGCTGTAACAGAAGGACCTGGTTTAGTAGGAGCGCTTCTAATAGGCGTAAATGCAGCGAAAGCAGTGGCTTTTGCACATGATATTCCTCTAGTGGGTGTTCATCATATCGCCGGGCACATTTATGCGAACCGTTTAGTAAAAGAAGTTCAATTCCCACTACTATCACTTGTTGTATCTGGTGGACATACGGAGCTTGTTTATATGAAAGAACATGGTTCATTCGAAGTGATTGGTGAAACAAGAGATGATGCAGCTGGAGAGGCATATGATAAAGTAGCTCGTACGTTATCTATGCCATATCCAGGTGGCCCTCATATTGATCGCCTTGCACATGAAGGGGAACCAACAATCGTTCTGCCTCGTGCATGGCTAGAACCTGATTCGTATGATTTCAGTTTTAGTGGATTGAAATCAGCAGTTATCAACACTGTGCATAACGCAAAACAACGCGGGATAGAAATTGCACCAGAAGATTTAGCAGCAAGTTTCCAAGAGAGTGTAATAGATGTACTTGTAACGAAAGCATCTCGTGCAGCGGAAGCGTATAACGTAAAGCAACTGCTTCTTGCTGGTGGAGTAGCTGCGAATAAAGGACTTCGCGCACGTTTGGAAGCGGAATTTGCGGCAAAAGAAAATATTGAGCTAATTATTCCTCCATTATCTTTATGTACCGATAATGCAGCAATGATTGCAGCGGCAGGTACAATTGCATATGAACAAGGAAAACGTGCTACATTAGCTTTAAATGCAAATCCAGGATTAGATATTGAAGCATAG
- a CDS encoding ABC-F family ATP-binding cassette domain-containing protein has translation MILLQVNALTKLYGAETILANIKLEVQTKDRIALVGRNGAGKSTLLKIIAGELSHDGGEIIKPKDVSIGYLAQNTGLETSLTIWDEMLTVFTHLQQMETKLRRLEQEMGKEENFSNEATYERLLADYDQLQLDYKDQGGYQYEADIRSILSGLGFPVETHQTTISTLSGGQKTRLALGKLLLTKPDLLILDEPTNHLDIETLTWLEQYLQGYPGAILIVSHDRYFLDKLVTQVYEISNKESRRFVGNYSKYLDLKSALYEQDMKRYEKQQDEIAKLEDFVQKNIARASTTKRAQSRRKQLDRMELLTRPLGDSKSASFHFDIEKQSGNDVLQVKDATIGYDEDPIIEHVTMRLTRGDSVALVGPNGIGKSTLLKSLVNKLPLLNGNVSFGSNVSVGYYDQEQANLTSSKRVLNELWDEYPLQPEKEIRTILGNFLFTGDDVLKPVSSLSGGQKARLALAKLMMQKSNLLILDEPTNHLDLNSKEILENALIDYPGTLLFVSHDRYFINRVTTTVVELSTEGAQEYLGDYDYYVEKKNEMIERAAFEQQEQQENQAPVQKTVAQEKLNYLEEKERKQLERQRTRKIEELEQNIVEFEEEIATLEDQLCLPEIYADYEKASEITTKKQTLQEQLDACMAEWEELHL, from the coding sequence TTGATTTTATTACAAGTAAACGCGCTTACGAAATTATACGGTGCAGAAACGATTCTTGCAAACATAAAATTAGAAGTTCAAACGAAAGATCGTATCGCATTAGTCGGACGAAATGGAGCCGGAAAATCTACATTATTAAAAATAATAGCTGGTGAGCTATCCCATGATGGTGGCGAAATTATAAAACCGAAAGATGTCTCAATCGGATATTTAGCTCAGAATACCGGGTTAGAAACGTCTTTAACAATTTGGGATGAAATGTTAACCGTCTTTACACACTTGCAACAAATGGAGACAAAACTTCGAAGGCTAGAGCAAGAGATGGGAAAAGAAGAAAACTTTTCAAACGAGGCTACATATGAAAGATTATTAGCTGACTATGACCAATTACAATTAGATTATAAAGATCAAGGTGGATATCAGTACGAAGCAGATATTCGCTCGATTTTAAGTGGTCTTGGCTTCCCAGTTGAAACGCACCAGACGACGATTTCTACATTAAGCGGTGGACAAAAAACAAGATTAGCTCTCGGTAAATTATTATTAACGAAACCAGACCTACTTATTTTGGACGAGCCTACAAACCATTTAGACATCGAAACATTGACATGGCTTGAACAATATTTACAAGGCTATCCTGGCGCAATACTAATCGTTTCTCATGACCGTTATTTCTTAGATAAACTCGTTACACAAGTATATGAAATTTCGAATAAAGAAAGCAGACGATTTGTTGGTAACTACAGTAAATATTTAGACTTAAAATCAGCATTATACGAGCAAGACATGAAACGTTATGAAAAACAACAAGATGAAATCGCTAAGCTTGAGGATTTCGTTCAAAAAAATATAGCTCGCGCATCTACGACAAAACGTGCGCAAAGCCGTCGTAAACAATTAGATAGAATGGAATTATTGACTAGACCATTAGGTGATTCTAAGTCAGCATCCTTCCACTTCGATATCGAAAAACAAAGTGGAAATGATGTTTTACAAGTAAAGGATGCAACTATCGGCTATGATGAGGATCCTATTATTGAACATGTAACTATGCGCTTAACTCGCGGGGATAGCGTTGCTTTAGTTGGTCCAAACGGAATTGGGAAATCCACATTATTAAAATCACTTGTGAATAAGTTACCACTATTAAATGGTAATGTTTCTTTTGGATCCAATGTATCTGTTGGTTATTATGATCAAGAACAAGCGAACTTAACATCTTCTAAGCGAGTTTTAAATGAGTTATGGGATGAATATCCATTGCAGCCCGAAAAAGAAATCCGTACTATACTTGGGAATTTTTTATTCACAGGAGATGATGTACTGAAACCAGTATCTTCCCTTAGTGGTGGACAAAAAGCTCGATTAGCTCTTGCAAAACTTATGATGCAAAAATCGAATTTATTAATTCTAGATGAACCTACGAACCATCTTGATTTAAATAGTAAAGAGATTTTGGAGAATGCTTTAATTGATTATCCAGGCACCCTTCTATTTGTCTCACATGACCGCTACTTTATTAATCGTGTAACGACGACCGTTGTTGAGTTATCAACAGAAGGTGCACAGGAATATTTAGGGGACTATGATTACTACGTTGAAAAGAAAAATGAAATGATTGAACGCGCAGCATTTGAACAACAAGAACAGCAAGAAAACCAAGCACCTGTTCAAAAAACTGTAGCTCAAGAAAAATTAAATTATCTCGAAGAAAAAGAGCGTAAACAATTAGAACGTCAACGCACTCGAAAAATTGAGGAGCTAGAACAAAATATTGTAGAATTTGAAGAAGAAATTGCTACGTTAGAAGATCAACTTTGCTTACCAGAAATATATGCAGATTATGAAAAGGCTAGTGAAATTACAACGAAAAAGCAAACACTACAAGAGCAACTTGATGCATGTATGGCAGAATGGGAAGAATTACATTTATAA
- a CDS encoding redox-sensing transcriptional repressor Rex: MDQQKIPQATAKRLPLYYRFIQNLSLSGKQRVSSAELSEAVKVDSATIRRDFSYFGALGKKGYGYNVNYLLSFFRETLDQDDITRVALIGVGNLGTAFLHYNFTKNNNTKIEMAFDVSEEKVGTEIGGIPVYHLDELEERLSTDIQVAILTVPATVAQSVADRLAETNVHGILNFTPARLNVSDNIRIHHIDLAVELQTLVYFLKNYPQ; this comes from the coding sequence ATGGATCAGCAAAAAATTCCACAGGCCACTGCCAAACGATTGCCTCTATACTATCGATTTATCCAAAACTTATCTCTTTCTGGTAAGCAACGTGTTTCATCAGCCGAATTGAGCGAAGCGGTAAAAGTTGATTCCGCAACGATTCGAAGAGATTTTTCATATTTTGGAGCGTTAGGGAAAAAAGGTTATGGATATAACGTAAATTATTTATTATCATTTTTCCGTGAAACACTCGACCAAGATGATATAACACGTGTAGCGCTTATTGGAGTAGGTAATTTAGGGACCGCTTTCTTACATTATAATTTCACGAAAAATAATAATACAAAAATTGAAATGGCGTTTGATGTTAGTGAAGAGAAAGTCGGGACAGAAATCGGGGGCATTCCTGTATATCATTTAGATGAATTAGAAGAACGTTTATCAACTGATATACAAGTGGCAATATTAACAGTACCCGCTACAGTAGCACAATCTGTAGCAGATAGATTGGCAGAAACGAATGTGCATGGTATTTTAAATTTCACACCAGCACGCTTAAATGTGTCAGACAATATAAGAATTCATCATATTGATTTAGCAGTAGAGCTACAAACACTGGTTTACTTTTTGAAGAATTATCCACAATAA
- a CDS encoding YdiK family protein: MRNSPLFMAALYFLLGCIFTRFAITNVTDTIWNMWTILFAVMATIDFNLALRLILVKFTKKKQ; the protein is encoded by the coding sequence ATGAGAAACTCACCATTGTTCATGGCTGCATTGTACTTCCTTCTAGGATGTATCTTTACACGCTTCGCCATTACGAACGTAACAGATACAATCTGGAATATGTGGACAATACTATTCGCAGTTATGGCAACAATTGATTTTAATTTGGCACTTCGCCTTATCTTAGTTAAATTCACAAAGAAAAAACAATAA
- a CDS encoding CPBP family intramembrane glutamic endopeptidase has product MKKQYWWVIVTYILMQLSSIAGLPLLLKTGLYDNRGFTREEKFQLITGHWAIISFFIALCIVLWLLRTDIRDRHLDKMRSTVPATVGWIFIGFFLALFSQSIAGMIEMRLLGITPGSENTERLMDIARTTPWFLIVISIIGPILEEIVFRKILFGTLYKKFNFFIAAIISSLVFAAIHFDFTHLLVYTSMGLVFAFLYVKTKRIIVPIAAHVAMNTLVAVAQVLMSNEQIQEMIKEAEKMQGFIGGFLV; this is encoded by the coding sequence TTGAAAAAACAATATTGGTGGGTTATCGTTACATACATTTTAATGCAGTTATCATCCATTGCTGGATTACCACTTCTGCTGAAAACTGGACTTTATGATAACAGGGGATTTACTAGAGAAGAGAAATTTCAACTCATAACTGGCCACTGGGCAATCATTAGCTTCTTTATTGCATTATGTATCGTACTTTGGTTACTTAGAACAGATATTCGTGACAGGCATTTAGATAAAATGCGCTCTACTGTTCCAGCTACAGTTGGATGGATTTTCATCGGATTTTTCTTAGCACTATTTTCACAAAGTATTGCCGGTATGATCGAAATGCGGTTATTAGGGATTACACCTGGCTCTGAAAATACAGAAAGACTTATGGACATCGCAAGAACGACACCTTGGTTCCTTATCGTCATATCTATAATCGGACCTATTTTAGAAGAAATCGTATTTAGAAAAATTTTATTTGGTACACTTTATAAGAAGTTTAACTTCTTTATTGCTGCTATCATTAGTTCTCTTGTATTCGCAGCAATTCATTTTGATTTCACTCACTTATTGGTATACACTTCTATGGGACTCGTATTCGCCTTTTTATATGTAAAAACGAAGCGTATTATCGTCCCTATCGCAGCTCATGTCGCAATGAATACATTAGTTGCAGTTGCTCAAGTTTTAATGAGCAATGAACAAATTCAAGAAATGATTAAAGAAGCTGAAAAAATGCAAGGCTTTATCGGAGGATTTTTAGTATGA
- the groES gene encoding co-chaperone GroES, with protein sequence MLKPLGDRVVIELVQAEEKTASGIVLPDTAKEKPQEGKVIAVGTGRVLENGERVALEVAAGDLIIFSKYAGTEVKYEGTDYLILRESDILAVIG encoded by the coding sequence ATGCTAAAGCCATTAGGTGATCGCGTTGTAATTGAGCTTGTTCAAGCAGAAGAAAAAACAGCAAGTGGTATTGTATTACCAGACACTGCAAAAGAAAAACCACAAGAGGGTAAAGTTATTGCAGTAGGTACTGGTCGAGTGCTTGAAAATGGTGAGCGTGTTGCTTTAGAGGTAGCAGCAGGTGATCTTATCATCTTCTCAAAATATGCAGGTACTGAAGTGAAATACGAAGGTACTGACTACTTGATTTTACGTGAAAGTGACATTTTAGCAGTTATCGGTTAA
- the groL gene encoding chaperonin GroEL (60 kDa chaperone family; promotes refolding of misfolded polypeptides especially under stressful conditions; forms two stacked rings of heptamers to form a barrel-shaped 14mer; ends can be capped by GroES; misfolded proteins enter the barrel where they are refolded when GroES binds) — MAKDIKFSEEARRSMLRGVDTLANAVKVTLGPKGRNVVLEKKFGSPLITNDGVTIAKEIELEDAFENMGAKLVAEVASKTNDVAGDGTTTATVLAQAMIREGLKNVTAGANPMGLRKGIEKAVTAAIAELKEISKPIEGKSSIAQVAAISAADEEVGQLIAEAMERVGNDGVITLEESKGFTTELDVVEGMQFDRGYASPYMITDSDKMEAVLDNPYILITDKKISNIQEILPVLEQVVQQGKPLLIIAEDVEGEALATLVVNKLRGTFNVVAVKAPGFGDRRKAMLEDIAILTGGEVITEELGRDLKSATIESLGRAGKVVVTKENTTVVEGIGNSQQIEARIGQIRAQLEETTSEFDREKLQERLAKLAGGVAVIKVGAATETELKERKLRIEDALNSTRAAVEEGIVAGGGTSLMNVYTKVASIVAEGDEATGINIVLRALEEPVRQIAINAGLEGSVVVERLKGEKVGVGFNAATGEWVNMLETGIVDPAKVTRSALQNAASVAAMFLTTEAVVADKPEPNAPAMPDMGGMGMGGMGGMM; from the coding sequence ATGGCAAAAGATATTAAATTTAGTGAAGAAGCACGTCGTTCGATGCTTCGCGGTGTCGACACTCTTGCAAACGCAGTTAAAGTAACGCTTGGACCAAAAGGTCGTAACGTTGTACTTGAGAAAAAATTCGGTTCACCACTTATTACAAATGACGGTGTAACAATCGCAAAAGAAATCGAATTAGAAGATGCATTCGAAAACATGGGTGCAAAATTAGTAGCAGAAGTTGCTAGCAAAACAAATGATGTAGCTGGTGACGGAACAACAACTGCAACTGTATTAGCACAAGCTATGATTCGTGAAGGTCTTAAAAACGTAACAGCTGGTGCGAACCCAATGGGTCTTCGTAAAGGTATCGAAAAAGCTGTTACTGCTGCAATTGCAGAATTAAAAGAGATTTCTAAACCAATCGAAGGTAAATCTTCTATCGCACAAGTAGCTGCTATTTCTGCGGCTGACGAAGAAGTTGGTCAATTAATCGCTGAAGCAATGGAGCGCGTTGGTAACGACGGTGTTATTACTTTAGAAGAGTCTAAAGGATTCACAACAGAATTAGACGTAGTAGAAGGTATGCAATTTGATCGTGGATATGCATCTCCTTACATGATTACTGATTCTGACAAAATGGAAGCAGTTCTTGATAACCCATACATCTTAATTACTGATAAGAAGATTTCTAACATCCAAGAAATCTTACCAGTATTAGAGCAAGTGGTACAACAAGGTAAACCACTTCTTATCATCGCTGAAGACGTAGAAGGCGAAGCTTTAGCTACATTAGTAGTGAACAAACTTCGTGGTACATTCAATGTAGTAGCTGTTAAAGCTCCTGGATTTGGTGACCGTCGTAAAGCAATGCTAGAAGATATCGCAATCTTAACTGGTGGCGAAGTAATCACTGAAGAATTAGGTCGTGACTTAAAATCTGCTACAATTGAATCTTTAGGACGCGCTGGTAAAGTTGTTGTAACGAAAGAAAACACAACTGTAGTTGAAGGTATCGGAAATTCACAACAAATCGAAGCTCGCATTGGCCAAATCCGTGCGCAATTAGAAGAAACTACTTCTGAATTCGATCGTGAAAAATTACAAGAGCGTCTTGCAAAACTTGCAGGTGGCGTAGCGGTAATTAAAGTAGGTGCAGCAACTGAAACTGAGTTAAAAGAGCGCAAACTTCGTATTGAAGATGCACTTAACTCAACTCGTGCAGCAGTAGAAGAAGGTATCGTTGCAGGTGGTGGTACTTCACTTATGAACGTATACACGAAAGTAGCTTCTATCGTAGCTGAAGGTGACGAAGCAACAGGTATCAACATCGTACTTCGCGCACTAGAAGAGCCAGTTCGTCAAATCGCAATCAACGCTGGTCTAGAAGGATCTGTAGTTGTAGAGCGTCTAAAAGGCGAAAAAGTAGGCGTTGGTTTCAACGCAGCTACTGGCGAGTGGGTTAACATGCTTGAAACTGGTATCGTAGATCCAGCTAAAGTAACTCGCTCTGCACTTCAAAATGCAGCATCTGTTGCAGCTATGTTCTTAACAACTGAAGCTGTAGTTGCTGACAAGCCAGAACCAAATGCACCAGCAATGCCTGACATGGGCGGCATGGGCATGGGCGGTATGGGCGGAATGATGTAA